From Paenibacillus sp. V4I7, one genomic window encodes:
- a CDS encoding bifunctional diguanylate cyclase/phosphodiesterase gives MTLSHRTVTLMSKSLWTYWLLGALAFLSYAYPVSLVFSLQLFFASLFILLSYHLFGWKKSAALTLIVHTAAVFFLHEGYILLLLLTLEIAFVMMYSSNRPSRNGVLLPGVIFWLGIGVPSICLLYYWKNGHLDQEIGLYVCTLVVNLLFNALMADILYKSISIYMRRSAIHTNGTSKISLTGILIYLSLFSIIGSSLLFIINTGKSAERSFKFDLAQQMKHLTESLRIAYASWSPDQMLKLELRSSLQIAAFRELLRTSSLGTAGEAILLHKRGHFILSTNKQLESFPWMDKHNWTRMSDSLVIWEQPHRRNDVPGIHERSFALVHQIELGNFTLYVKLSTESYVREVTIYYISQSVNVLYTVIIIGVFALFLHRFIIKSIMKLAALSHDLPNRIKEGKEIHWIHSDIGEVHSLIHNFRIVTEKIQQMLGESKEQAYFDSLTGLPNRRHFNEHLDQLLRQNERTGACTAVMFIDLDRFKQINDTLGHGIGDGLLKQVTLRLTEAIGNRAFIARLGGDEFVIVMKEANKEAAGQLAVCVLEAFASSFKVQEHELFIGGSIGISLAPQDGVTMDTVVKHADAAMYLAKGKGGNIYRFYKPQATGTVSENMVLEFELRKALERNELSLHYQPIMDTQSSSIIGAEALLRWDHSTLGRIPPIKVISVAENSGLIGVLGEWVIREACRQLKDWLEEGFDYMRLAINLSPTQLVKHHAAVYLSRVLDEMNLPSQCLDVEITEEVFVKKTEKMIEALQKLQQQGIRIWIDDFGTGYSSLTMLKKLPIDGFKIDRSFIQDMREEPGNMAIVQTLISLAGARGWSVIAEGIEDQEDMAALQSMSCSLQQGYYHWKPMPAVQLTELLRDQKITSHERRGTP, from the coding sequence ATGACTCTATCTCATAGAACAGTCACACTTATGTCCAAGTCTTTGTGGACCTATTGGCTGTTGGGAGCACTTGCTTTTCTTTCCTACGCATATCCTGTGAGTTTAGTATTTAGCCTGCAGTTATTTTTCGCCAGTCTATTTATACTTCTGTCCTATCATCTGTTCGGTTGGAAAAAATCCGCTGCTTTAACTTTGATCGTGCATACTGCTGCTGTATTCTTCCTTCATGAAGGCTATATTCTTCTTTTGCTCCTGACTTTAGAGATCGCCTTTGTCATGATGTATAGCAGCAATAGACCTTCGAGAAATGGGGTTTTGCTGCCGGGCGTTATATTCTGGCTTGGTATAGGCGTACCGAGTATTTGCTTGCTATATTACTGGAAGAACGGTCACTTAGACCAGGAAATTGGGCTATATGTATGTACTTTAGTTGTCAATTTGCTGTTCAACGCATTGATGGCCGATATCTTGTATAAATCAATCAGCATTTACATGAGAAGATCAGCTATTCATACTAACGGGACAAGCAAAATCAGCCTGACCGGCATCTTAATCTACTTAAGTCTGTTCAGTATTATCGGCTCCTCGCTTCTTTTCATCATAAATACAGGGAAGAGCGCCGAGCGCAGTTTTAAGTTTGATCTTGCGCAGCAAATGAAGCATTTGACTGAATCGCTCCGTATAGCTTACGCTTCTTGGTCTCCGGATCAGATGCTCAAGCTGGAGCTGCGGAGCTCGCTGCAAATAGCTGCCTTTCGCGAGCTACTTCGCACCAGTTCTTTGGGGACTGCCGGTGAAGCCATATTGCTTCATAAACGGGGGCATTTCATTCTGTCAACCAACAAACAGCTTGAGAGCTTCCCCTGGATGGATAAGCACAATTGGACACGAATGTCGGATTCCTTGGTTATCTGGGAACAGCCGCACCGGCGTAACGATGTTCCTGGCATTCATGAACGAAGCTTCGCACTCGTGCATCAGATAGAATTAGGAAACTTCACACTGTACGTAAAATTGTCCACAGAAAGTTATGTCCGGGAAGTGACGATCTACTATATATCCCAATCGGTCAATGTTCTTTATACGGTCATCATCATTGGAGTCTTTGCTTTATTCCTGCACCGGTTCATTATCAAGTCCATCATGAAGCTTGCCGCATTATCCCATGATCTGCCGAACCGGATTAAGGAAGGAAAAGAGATCCACTGGATTCATTCGGATATCGGGGAAGTGCATTCGCTTATCCATAATTTTCGGATCGTGACGGAAAAGATTCAGCAGATGCTGGGTGAATCCAAAGAGCAGGCTTATTTCGACTCGCTGACCGGCCTGCCTAATCGCAGGCACTTTAACGAGCATCTAGACCAGCTGCTTCGTCAAAACGAACGAACCGGAGCATGTACAGCTGTGATGTTTATTGATTTGGACCGTTTTAAACAGATCAATGATACTTTAGGGCATGGAATCGGTGACGGTTTGCTTAAGCAGGTAACTTTACGCTTAACGGAAGCCATTGGGAACCGGGCGTTTATAGCCCGTCTTGGTGGAGACGAGTTTGTCATTGTTATGAAGGAGGCCAATAAGGAGGCGGCAGGTCAGCTGGCGGTATGCGTGTTGGAAGCATTCGCCAGCTCTTTCAAGGTACAGGAGCACGAGTTGTTCATTGGCGGGAGTATAGGAATTAGTCTCGCTCCCCAAGATGGCGTAACGATGGATACCGTGGTGAAACATGCGGATGCGGCTATGTATCTGGCCAAGGGTAAGGGAGGGAACATATATCGATTTTACAAGCCTCAGGCAACGGGTACGGTCTCGGAGAATATGGTTTTAGAATTCGAACTTCGTAAAGCGCTGGAACGAAATGAGCTTTCCCTTCATTACCAGCCTATTATGGATACACAAAGCAGCAGCATTATAGGAGCCGAGGCTCTTCTTCGCTGGGATCATTCAACACTCGGGCGGATTCCGCCGATCAAGGTAATATCCGTAGCGGAAAACAGCGGTTTGATCGGGGTATTGGGAGAATGGGTCATTCGCGAAGCTTGCCGGCAATTGAAAGACTGGCTGGAAGAAGGATTCGATTATATGCGTCTCGCCATAAATTTATCGCCAACGCAGCTGGTCAAGCATCACGCGGCTGTTTATTTAAGCCGGGTACTAGATGAAATGAATCTCCCATCCCAATGCTTGGATGTAGAAATTACCGAGGAAGTGTTCGTTAAAAAAACGGAAAAAATGATCGAAGCCCTGCAGAAGCTGCAGCAGCAAGGGATTCGAATATGGATCGATGATTTCGGCACCGGCTATTCGTCCTTAACCATGCTCAAAAAGCTGCCGATCGACGGCTTCAAAATTGACCGTTCCTTTATTCAGGATATGAGGGAGGAGCCGGGCAATATGGCTATCGTACAGACGCTGATATCGTTAGCGGGCGCGCGAGGCTGGAGCGTCATTGCCGAAGGAATCGAAGATCAGGAGGACATGGCGGCTCTTCAGAGCATGTCCTGCTCCCTTCAGCAAGGATATTACCATTGGAAGCCAATGCCTGCTGTTCAGCTGACCGAGCTGCTGCGAGATCAGAAGATAACATCCCATGAAAGAAGGGGCACTCCATGA
- a CDS encoding FAD-binding oxidoreductase: MAWTDGLTGRIILQNASGYEESRRNFNARFSKYPKVIVYCQTGQDAANAVLWVRKQKIPFSVRSGGHSYEAFSIVDGGLIIDVSDLLHLRIDKARDTVSIGAGFRMQHLYEALWKNGLTIPGGTCPTIGVSGLTLGGGYGFLSRFFGMTCDNLLEIEMVNAQGKIIHANEKYNSDLLWACRGGGDGSFGVITSITYRVFPIGDVALCKLTWNFSDLENVVRFWQTWAPNTDTRLTSQLKLPALNQGDIESFSVFVGLEKELRRFVCPLKEAVPPKMFSIRSASWIDAARRIAGMPTWQVKFKHSSAYAYEPFSDAALNMLIQNLKNSSGTSNFVELNAYGGAIFEVPPDATAFVHRKALFGMQYQTYWEQDSEEVNNILWVKRFRESMLPFTQGAYRNYSDQLIDNWQTAYFGENIIRLKQVKQVYDPENLFRFKQSIPP; this comes from the coding sequence ATGGCATGGACAGACGGACTGACTGGACGCATAATCCTACAAAACGCCTCGGGTTATGAGGAATCAAGACGAAATTTTAATGCTCGCTTCTCCAAATACCCAAAAGTGATTGTCTACTGTCAGACTGGTCAGGATGCTGCCAACGCCGTTCTATGGGTACGCAAACAAAAGATACCTTTTAGCGTACGCTCTGGCGGCCACAGCTATGAAGCATTTTCGATTGTTGACGGTGGCCTAATTATTGATGTCAGCGATTTACTGCACCTGCGAATCGACAAAGCGAGGGATACTGTGAGCATTGGCGCTGGATTTCGAATGCAGCATTTGTACGAAGCCCTATGGAAAAATGGATTGACCATTCCCGGCGGAACTTGCCCTACGATAGGCGTGTCTGGGTTGACGCTTGGCGGAGGTTATGGTTTTTTATCTCGATTTTTTGGCATGACTTGTGACAATTTACTCGAAATAGAGATGGTTAATGCGCAAGGAAAGATTATTCATGCGAATGAAAAGTACAATAGTGATCTGCTTTGGGCATGCCGTGGCGGAGGAGATGGGAGTTTTGGCGTAATCACATCCATTACTTACCGCGTGTTTCCAATCGGAGATGTTGCACTTTGCAAGTTGACGTGGAATTTTTCTGACCTTGAAAATGTAGTACGCTTTTGGCAGACATGGGCTCCGAATACCGATACCCGCTTGACTTCCCAGCTCAAGCTTCCGGCGCTAAATCAAGGCGATATTGAATCTTTCAGCGTGTTTGTCGGCTTAGAAAAAGAGCTGCGACGCTTCGTATGTCCTTTGAAAGAGGCAGTTCCACCTAAAATGTTCTCGATCCGCTCAGCTTCCTGGATCGATGCCGCACGCAGGATAGCTGGAATGCCGACATGGCAAGTCAAGTTTAAACATTCATCTGCCTACGCTTACGAACCCTTCTCGGACGCCGCGCTTAATATGCTGATCCAAAATTTAAAGAACTCTTCAGGCACCAGCAACTTTGTCGAACTTAACGCTTATGGGGGCGCGATTTTTGAGGTGCCACCGGATGCGACGGCGTTTGTGCACCGAAAAGCTCTGTTTGGGATGCAGTATCAAACCTACTGGGAGCAGGATTCGGAAGAGGTTAATAACATTCTTTGGGTTAAACGGTTCCGGGAGTCTATGCTTCCTTTTACACAAGGCGCGTATCGTAACTATAGTGATCAACTAATTGATAACTGGCAGACTGCTTACTTTGGAGAGAACATTATCAGGTTAAAGCAGGTAAAACAAGTCTATGATCCAGAAAATCTGTTCCGCTTCAAACAGAGCATTCCTCCTTAG
- a CDS encoding glycoside hydrolase 43 family protein, which translates to MGNVTITNPIIWADVPDPCVIRVGTAYYMVSTSMHSMPGCPIMRSENLMDWRIVNYVYETLENNDAHNLLDGRGIYGKGSWAVSLRHHNDMFYVCFSSNDMNQFYIYRTADIENGRWERSVIAGIHHDPSLLFDEGRVYVIHGNGSIHITELTSDVMTVKSGGVHQRLFETERDGIMLRCEGCHANKLNGFYYLFFIEWPNTGNRRRRQLCYRSRELLGPYEHKVILDDDMGYRNNGIAQGGIIDTPANEWYVVLFQDHDAVGRIPIVLPVSWVDDWPVIGMDGKARLAFKAQLPSSAPAPLVISDEFEYDENKLALNWQWNHNPDNRIWSVTARQGWLRLVTGNVTSSVLFARNTLTQRTEGPVCIGITVMDVSQMKSGDHAGLVALQNHFGTVGIQVAANGNRYVAMCVNGGGGGEETVERLQYEDSLIYLKVHFNFENSVDIASFYYSANGEEWKQIGSSLKMKYTLDHFMGYRIGLFNYASKHVGGHADFDFFRFTKVGNNV; encoded by the coding sequence ATGGGGAATGTGACGATAACGAATCCGATCATCTGGGCGGATGTTCCTGACCCTTGTGTTATTAGAGTAGGGACGGCCTACTATATGGTTAGCACAAGCATGCATTCGATGCCCGGATGCCCGATTATGAGGTCTGAGAATTTGATGGATTGGAGAATCGTGAACTACGTTTACGAGACCTTAGAGAATAACGATGCGCACAATTTGCTGGACGGGAGAGGCATTTATGGCAAAGGATCATGGGCCGTAAGTTTGCGTCATCATAATGACATGTTTTATGTGTGCTTCTCAAGTAATGATATGAACCAGTTTTACATTTACAGGACGGCGGATATCGAGAACGGGAGATGGGAACGCTCTGTAATTGCAGGAATCCATCATGATCCGAGTCTGCTGTTTGACGAAGGCCGCGTTTACGTCATTCACGGCAACGGGAGTATTCACATTACAGAATTGACGTCTGATGTGATGACCGTAAAATCTGGCGGCGTCCATCAACGGCTCTTCGAGACGGAGCGTGACGGTATCATGCTGCGATGCGAGGGATGCCATGCGAATAAGCTGAACGGTTTTTATTATTTGTTCTTCATTGAATGGCCCAATACCGGAAACCGCCGTCGCAGACAACTTTGTTATCGTTCGCGGGAGCTGCTGGGTCCTTATGAACATAAAGTAATTCTCGATGACGACATGGGCTACCGTAATAACGGTATCGCTCAAGGAGGCATTATCGACACGCCAGCCAATGAGTGGTATGTTGTGTTATTTCAAGATCATGATGCTGTGGGGAGAATTCCCATTGTGCTTCCAGTTTCTTGGGTGGACGATTGGCCGGTCATCGGGATGGATGGAAAAGCGCGATTGGCATTCAAAGCGCAATTGCCAAGTTCGGCTCCCGCCCCTTTGGTAATAAGCGATGAGTTCGAGTATGACGAAAATAAATTGGCATTGAATTGGCAGTGGAATCATAATCCGGATAACCGGATTTGGTCTGTGACCGCGCGCCAAGGCTGGTTGCGATTAGTGACGGGGAATGTAACCAGTAGTGTCTTATTCGCACGCAATACATTGACGCAACGTACGGAAGGTCCTGTATGTATCGGAATTACGGTGATGGATGTATCTCAAATGAAGTCGGGTGATCACGCAGGTTTGGTTGCATTGCAAAATCATTTCGGAACTGTCGGCATTCAAGTTGCAGCGAACGGCAACCGCTATGTTGCGATGTGTGTCAATGGGGGAGGGGGCGGTGAAGAAACGGTTGAACGACTTCAATACGAGGACAGCCTGATTTATTTGAAAGTTCATTTCAATTTTGAAAATAGCGTTGATATTGCAAGCTTTTACTATTCAGCAAACGGTGAAGAATGGAAACAAATCGGAAGTTCGTTGAAGATGAAGTATACGCTGGACCATTTTATGGGCTACCGGATCGGGTTGTTTAACTATGCTTCCAAGCATGTTGGCGGGCATGCTGACTTTGATTTTTTTCGATTTACAAAGGTGGGTAATAACGTATAG
- a CDS encoding response regulator, which produces MIRMLIVDDEEIITDGLFDIFSQLNLDLDLYKAYSGEEALDWMNTTRVDIVLSDIRMPGMDGLELMRNIRSNWLHCKIIFLTGYNDFDYVYQAIQTPGVSYLLKSEQYDKIIKAVTDAIHELENSLKFHNLIKQSSEKLTTLETLAQGNYFRYLLQGTRAAEELEVDFRKLGIALDPTLPVLVAVGDLQRTNMHHSFAESQEAALAVKFLAETFLAERTDSLGIIDHYGGLVWLVQPKYAHGKESGEAYARTIKFLEGQFELMQRACYDSLGITFAITLCADTCEWKQLSEMYDRIRSQQYWRAGDGAQMVQTVNFETIETAANSRTLREKAESLAIHLEGGNREGFLHLFNELMETAFDERGNGGPFALELYYTIALFFLSYINRWELHEKVGTTGLMQRDRHSSWQDSFGFLKQIAESLFDLRLSVERNRAAAVIEKVRSYIEEHLGEDLSLVRLASVIHFNPSYLSRLFKQESGVNLSEYIDEVRMEKAKYLLKKDELKIAEVGAQVGYETPHSFTRFFKKSIGVTPVEYREIVRK; this is translated from the coding sequence ATGATTAGAATGCTGATCGTTGATGATGAGGAAATCATTACAGATGGGCTGTTTGACATATTTAGCCAACTGAATCTGGATCTTGATTTGTATAAAGCCTATTCCGGTGAAGAAGCGCTGGATTGGATGAATACTACGAGAGTAGACATTGTGTTGTCCGATATCCGTATGCCTGGGATGGATGGCCTCGAGCTAATGAGAAACATACGGAGTAATTGGCTGCATTGCAAAATCATTTTTTTGACCGGGTATAATGACTTTGATTATGTCTACCAGGCGATTCAAACACCCGGAGTTAGCTATCTCCTAAAGAGTGAACAATACGATAAGATTATCAAGGCGGTAACCGATGCGATTCATGAACTGGAGAACAGTTTAAAGTTTCATAATCTAATCAAGCAATCGAGTGAGAAGCTTACCACACTCGAAACGCTTGCTCAAGGGAATTATTTTCGTTATTTGCTTCAGGGGACGCGAGCAGCGGAGGAGTTAGAAGTTGATTTCCGTAAATTGGGCATTGCTCTTGATCCAACTTTGCCCGTCCTTGTGGCGGTAGGTGACCTGCAGCGTACGAACATGCACCATTCCTTTGCTGAAAGTCAGGAGGCGGCACTTGCTGTCAAATTCTTGGCAGAGACATTCCTGGCAGAACGCACAGATAGTCTTGGAATCATTGATCATTACGGCGGCCTCGTCTGGCTCGTTCAACCGAAGTATGCACATGGAAAGGAATCGGGCGAAGCCTATGCCCGCACGATAAAGTTTCTAGAAGGACAATTCGAGCTTATGCAGCGAGCTTGTTATGATTCTCTGGGAATCACTTTTGCCATAACGCTCTGCGCCGATACATGTGAATGGAAGCAGCTTTCAGAGATGTACGACCGAATTAGAAGTCAACAGTACTGGCGAGCGGGAGACGGCGCCCAGATGGTACAAACGGTCAACTTTGAAACGATTGAAACCGCGGCCAACTCAAGGACGCTGAGAGAAAAGGCGGAGTCTTTGGCGATTCATCTTGAAGGTGGAAATAGAGAGGGATTTCTCCATCTGTTCAACGAACTGATGGAAACGGCTTTCGATGAACGCGGAAATGGGGGACCTTTTGCCTTGGAGCTGTATTATACGATTGCGCTCTTCTTCTTATCTTACATTAACCGTTGGGAGCTGCACGAAAAAGTTGGAACAACCGGGCTTATGCAAAGAGATAGGCATTCGTCTTGGCAAGATAGTTTCGGGTTTTTGAAACAGATCGCAGAGTCCTTGTTCGATCTTCGATTGAGTGTAGAACGCAATAGAGCAGCTGCGGTGATAGAGAAGGTCCGGTCGTATATTGAGGAGCATCTGGGTGAGGATTTGTCTCTTGTACGTTTAGCTAGCGTGATTCACTTCAACCCGTCCTATTTATCGCGGCTTTTTAAACAGGAAAGTGGAGTCAATCTATCTGAGTATATTGATGAAGTTAGAATGGAGAAAGCCAAATATTTGCTCAAGAAAGACGAGCTGAAGATTGCGGAAGTGGGTGCGCAGGTAGGGTATGAAACCCCGCACTCTTTTACTCGATTTTTCAAAAAATCTATCGGCGTGACTCCTGTAGAATATCGTGAGATTGTAAGGAAATAA
- a CDS encoding sensor histidine kinase gives MINRQPFSLRNTIFLRLLSTFLLIMLPILLFGVYLYNWIVQTASEDISKTAVSQLTFYVTDLEKEVERMKLLQYGVIEDEDLNELTLTWDTMDVFKRTEKINSLRKRLYAIQNSSPYIKNVSAHIYPLSKTVSSANGPSEFNTERYNGFRSVLSSRNNQIMEWNGGLFLSAAKQSVTNGNQPLFIIEIELDQDRLQEALGQFNTYPGSGTLMTTDKSGVILTSGSLEHLWQDITATIEQIRENPLHSTGTFTISGSRYYTAIASSDYLNMSIYRFIPEQMIKRPLDKFYMWAWLFILVAVVIIAIYAFSTYKFIHKPLITLVKSFRRMENGDLDVNIQHESKDELGYLYGRFNQMVANLRSLIDQVYKQKIMTQRAELKQLQSQINPHFLYNSFFILRTMAKIGDVERIGQFAGQLGEYFHFVTRNASDEVWLKQEIHHARMYTEIQELRFSRRIRVQFEALPREIELVSVPRLIVQPIIENAFEHSLEQMKRSGLIVIRFEMKESEIHIVVEDNGESLTDKALQNIWDTLDNGGEHTETTGLVNIHRRVKITFGEAYGLRISRSELGGLQAIICIPLKGGDAHD, from the coding sequence TTGATCAACCGTCAACCATTCTCTTTGCGAAACACGATTTTCCTTAGGCTGCTCAGTACTTTTTTGCTTATCATGCTCCCCATTCTATTATTTGGCGTCTACCTGTATAACTGGATCGTCCAGACGGCAAGCGAAGACATCTCCAAAACGGCGGTATCCCAGCTCACCTTCTATGTAACCGATCTTGAGAAAGAGGTAGAACGGATGAAGCTGCTCCAGTATGGCGTTATCGAGGATGAGGATCTCAACGAACTGACGCTGACCTGGGATACGATGGATGTGTTTAAACGTACTGAAAAAATTAACTCGCTGCGAAAACGGCTATACGCGATTCAAAACAGCAGTCCTTATATCAAAAATGTAAGTGCTCATATTTATCCGCTATCCAAAACGGTTTCTTCCGCTAATGGCCCAAGCGAATTTAATACCGAACGGTACAATGGCTTTCGCTCGGTATTAAGCAGCAGGAATAACCAGATTATGGAGTGGAATGGCGGCTTATTTTTAAGTGCGGCAAAGCAAAGTGTGACCAATGGGAATCAACCATTGTTCATCATTGAAATTGAACTGGATCAAGACAGACTGCAGGAGGCGCTAGGCCAGTTCAACACCTATCCCGGCAGCGGAACATTGATGACCACGGACAAATCCGGTGTCATTCTCACGAGTGGATCATTAGAGCACCTATGGCAAGATATTACGGCTACTATTGAACAAATAAGAGAGAATCCACTGCATAGTACGGGGACCTTTACCATCTCGGGAAGCCGCTATTATACCGCTATTGCAAGCTCTGACTATTTAAATATGTCTATTTACCGGTTTATTCCAGAACAAATGATTAAGAGGCCGCTGGACAAGTTTTATATGTGGGCATGGTTATTTATTCTCGTAGCTGTTGTCATTATTGCGATTTATGCATTCTCCACCTACAAATTTATTCACAAACCGTTGATCACGCTTGTTAAAAGTTTTCGGCGTATGGAAAATGGGGATCTGGATGTTAACATCCAGCATGAGTCTAAGGATGAGCTTGGATACTTGTATGGAAGATTTAACCAAATGGTCGCGAATCTTCGTTCTTTGATTGATCAAGTCTATAAGCAGAAAATTATGACGCAGCGGGCAGAGTTGAAGCAGCTTCAATCGCAAATTAATCCTCATTTTCTATACAACAGCTTCTTTATTCTGAGAACGATGGCGAAGATTGGAGACGTTGAACGAATCGGACAGTTTGCAGGACAGCTTGGTGAATATTTTCATTTTGTTACCCGGAATGCTTCTGACGAAGTATGGTTGAAACAAGAAATTCATCATGCCCGAATGTACACGGAGATTCAGGAATTGCGCTTCTCGCGGCGTATCCGGGTGCAATTCGAAGCTCTCCCGCGGGAAATTGAACTGGTGTCAGTACCACGTTTAATTGTACAGCCTATCATTGAGAATGCATTTGAACACAGTTTGGAACAAATGAAACGCAGCGGATTGATTGTCATCCGCTTCGAGATGAAAGAGTCAGAAATCCATATTGTGGTGGAAGATAACGGTGAAAGCTTGACGGATAAAGCATTGCAGAATATATGGGATACCTTGGATAACGGTGGTGAGCATACGGAGACGACAGGTTTGGTGAACATTCACCGCCGTGTAAAAATCACGTTCGGTGAAGCATACGGTCTGCGAATAAGCCGAAGCGAGCTCGGGGGATTGCAAGCAATCATTTGTATTCCCTTAAAGGGAGGTGATGCTCATGATTAG
- a CDS encoding carbohydrate ABC transporter permease, with the protein MVQPSSSVSDAYIRVSNSRRRFEWFSVLNVSFLIIVSLICVLPLIHIVAVSFSSSTAAAAGHVKLWPVDFTLASYKYTASREAFWQSMLVSLERIAIGTPLNLILTILVAFPLSKESKTFRLRMVYAWIFFMTMLFHGGLIPWYSTLKQYNLLDTIWALVLPGAVPVFSVVLLLNFFREVPKELEEAAVMDGASYWTTLWKIYVPISKPALATLALFSMVEHWNSWFDGLLLMGDPSHYPLQSYIQTIVIQQNLMNMSRDEAINLALISDRTLKASQIFLGSLPIILAYPFLQKYFVKGIVLGSVKG; encoded by the coding sequence GTGGTACAGCCATCAAGTTCTGTGTCTGACGCATATATCCGGGTATCCAACAGTCGAAGACGATTCGAGTGGTTTTCCGTTCTGAATGTTTCCTTTCTCATCATCGTATCGTTGATTTGTGTCCTTCCGTTAATCCATATCGTTGCCGTCTCGTTTAGTTCAAGCACAGCAGCGGCAGCAGGTCATGTGAAACTGTGGCCGGTCGATTTCACATTGGCATCTTACAAGTATACGGCTAGCCGGGAAGCGTTTTGGCAGTCTATGCTTGTTTCCTTGGAGCGCATAGCGATCGGGACGCCACTAAATTTGATTTTAACCATCCTTGTCGCCTTTCCTTTATCCAAGGAGTCGAAGACGTTTCGTCTGCGAATGGTATACGCTTGGATTTTCTTCATGACGATGCTCTTTCACGGCGGCTTAATTCCTTGGTACTCTACACTTAAGCAGTACAATTTGCTTGATACGATTTGGGCACTCGTCTTACCAGGTGCGGTTCCCGTTTTCAGTGTGGTACTGCTGCTTAATTTTTTTCGGGAAGTGCCGAAAGAACTGGAAGAGGCAGCGGTTATGGATGGTGCAAGTTACTGGACGACATTATGGAAAATTTATGTGCCCATATCCAAGCCTGCTCTTGCAACGCTTGCCTTATTTTCCATGGTAGAGCATTGGAATAGTTGGTTTGACGGCCTTCTGCTTATGGGAGATCCTAGTCATTACCCGCTGCAAAGTTATATTCAGACGATCGTCATTCAGCAAAATTTAATGAATATGTCGCGTGACGAAGCAATAAATTTGGCCCTCATTTCTGACCGGACGCTGAAAGCATCACAGATATTCTTGGGCTCCCTTCCCATTATCTTGGCGTACCCATTCCTGCAGAAGTATTTTGTTAAAGGGATTGTACTTGGTAGCGTCAAGGGGTAA
- a CDS encoding sugar ABC transporter permease produces MGTRKIWRELPLHLMILPGLVLIVLFSYVPMAGIVIAFQKFIPAKGLFGDQRWVGLENFKYLMNLPSFTQVLWNTLFISSLKLILGLIVPIVFAILLNELKNEVIKRSVQTTIYLPYFLSWVVLGGILIDILSPSSGIVNQLLGAFGINKIFFLGDNHWFPFTLVSSDIWKNFGYGTIVYLAAITGIDPGLYEAATIDGANRWHKIWHITIPGMRMVIVLLSVLSLGQLLNAGFDQVFNLYSPQVYESGDILDTFVYRIGLLDAQYGVATAVGLFKSLVSLILISSSYFVAYRFAKYRIF; encoded by the coding sequence ATGGGAACCAGAAAGATATGGAGAGAGCTTCCGCTGCATCTGATGATATTGCCTGGGCTGGTACTGATCGTGTTATTCTCATATGTTCCCATGGCGGGAATTGTTATTGCTTTTCAGAAGTTCATCCCAGCGAAAGGACTCTTCGGTGATCAGCGGTGGGTTGGTTTGGAGAATTTCAAATATCTCATGAACCTGCCTAGTTTTACTCAGGTTCTGTGGAATACCCTGTTTATTTCAAGTCTTAAGCTTATTCTAGGCTTGATCGTGCCGATTGTATTTGCCATTCTTCTCAACGAATTGAAGAATGAGGTGATTAAAAGAAGTGTACAAACGACCATTTATTTACCCTATTTCCTCTCATGGGTCGTTCTAGGCGGCATACTTATCGATATTTTATCCCCTTCTAGCGGTATTGTTAACCAATTGTTGGGTGCGTTCGGCATAAATAAGATATTCTTTCTTGGGGACAATCATTGGTTTCCGTTTACGTTGGTATCTTCTGATATATGGAAAAATTTTGGTTATGGGACTATTGTTTATTTGGCGGCTATTACGGGAATTGATCCCGGTTTATATGAAGCTGCCACGATCGACGGCGCAAACCGCTGGCATAAGATATGGCATATCACCATTCCCGGTATGCGTATGGTCATCGTACTGCTTTCGGTTCTAAGTCTAGGACAGCTTCTGAACGCGGGCTTCGATCAAGTGTTCAATTTGTATAGCCCTCAAGTGTATGAAAGCGGCGATATTCTGGATACTTTTGTATATCGGATCGGTTTGTTGGATGCTCAATACGGTGTGGCAACAGCAGTTGGATTATTCAAATCACTAGTTTCACTTATATTGATTTCAAGTTCGTACTTTGTGGCTTATCGGTTTGCAAAATATAGAATTTTCTAG